Proteins co-encoded in one Microaerobacter geothermalis genomic window:
- the carB gene encoding carbamoyl-phosphate synthase large subunit translates to MPRRDDLKKILVIGSGPIVIGQAAEFDYAGTQACQALKEEGMEVILVNSNPATIMTDTNIADKVFMEPLTADFVTRVIRQEQPDGLLPTLGGQTGLNLAVELAESGVLSEENVELLGTDLTAIKKAEDRELFRALMKEIGEPVPESEIIHSIDEALHFANTIGYPIIVRPAYTLGGTGGGIANDEKSLQEIVASGLKYSPIKQCLVEKSVAGYKEIEYEVMRDSKDNCIVVCNMENIDPVGVHTGDSVVVAPSQTLSDREYQMLRSASLKIIRSLNIQGGCNVQFALDPYSYRYYVIEVNPRVSRSSALASKATGYPIAKMAAKISIGYVLDELKNPVTGQTYASFEPALDYVVTKIPRWPFDKFTAANRKLGTQMKATGEVMAIGRTLEESLLKAVRSLEIGTYHLELKDAHILDDETLNFRMQHADDERLFLVAEAFRRGKTIEEVHKVTQIDPFFLAKIKGIIDLEEKIRQFINEIKSAGYPMSNDSLQEIPGLKGILWEAKRKGFTDKKLAELIGVTEKQLRQFRLDSGLRPVFKMVDTCAAEFAAATPYYYSTYEEEDERENTDKPRVVVLGSGPIRIGQGIEFDYSTVHAVWALKEAGYEAVIINNNPETVSTDFNTSDRLYFEPLYLEDVLHVIEVEKPVGVIVQFGGQTAINLAESLEKEGVPILGTSMESIDTAEDREKFEKLLKRLNIPQPPGKTVTSLNEALEATKVLGYPVLVRPSYVLGGRAMEIVYTDQELFGYMEQAVKINPEHPVLIDRYLLGKEVEVDAISDGEQVLIPGIMEHIERAGVHSGDSIAVYPPQTLSQQVKNQIIHMTGQIARGLQTKGLLNIQFVVHEEKVYVLEVNPRSSRTVPFLSKVTGIPMANIATKIIMGESLCEQGYEGGYHPEEPYVSVKVPVFSFAKLRRVDVTLGPEMKSTGEVIGRDKNLAKALYKGLVASGMRIPAHGSVLITVADKDKEEALEVAKGFSELGYKLIATKGTSSLLRNAGLKVATVNKLREGSPNILDVIRNGKADFVINTLTKGKIPERDGFRIRREAVENGVVCLTSLDTAKALLKVLESITFTSQPMPPLNTQKEVVVHG, encoded by the coding sequence ATGCCTCGTAGAGACGATTTAAAGAAGATTCTGGTTATTGGCTCTGGTCCCATTGTAATTGGACAGGCGGCAGAATTTGATTATGCCGGAACCCAGGCTTGTCAGGCGTTAAAGGAAGAAGGAATGGAAGTGATCCTGGTTAACAGCAATCCTGCCACCATCATGACCGATACCAATATTGCTGACAAGGTATTTATGGAGCCCCTGACCGCTGATTTTGTAACCAGAGTGATTCGTCAGGAACAACCCGATGGGCTGCTTCCGACCCTTGGAGGACAAACGGGACTTAACCTTGCCGTAGAGCTGGCGGAATCAGGAGTACTGTCTGAAGAGAACGTAGAACTGCTGGGAACAGATTTAACCGCTATAAAAAAGGCGGAGGACCGTGAATTGTTTCGAGCATTAATGAAGGAAATTGGAGAACCGGTTCCGGAGAGCGAGATTATCCACTCGATTGATGAAGCTCTTCACTTTGCCAACACAATTGGTTATCCCATCATCGTCCGTCCTGCTTATACCTTGGGAGGAACTGGCGGAGGAATTGCCAACGATGAGAAAAGCTTGCAGGAAATTGTAGCCAGCGGATTGAAATACAGTCCGATCAAGCAGTGTCTAGTGGAAAAAAGTGTTGCCGGATATAAGGAAATCGAATATGAAGTGATGCGGGATTCCAAAGATAATTGTATCGTCGTTTGTAATATGGAAAATATAGACCCGGTTGGAGTTCATACCGGAGACAGTGTTGTAGTCGCCCCAAGTCAAACCTTATCAGACAGGGAATACCAAATGCTTCGGTCTGCCTCCTTGAAAATCATCCGCTCCTTGAATATACAGGGAGGATGCAATGTCCAATTTGCATTGGATCCCTACAGTTATCGATATTATGTGATCGAGGTCAATCCGAGGGTCAGCCGTTCCAGTGCATTGGCTTCAAAGGCCACCGGATACCCCATTGCCAAAATGGCCGCCAAAATTTCCATCGGATACGTGTTGGATGAATTAAAAAATCCGGTAACGGGACAAACCTATGCCAGTTTTGAGCCTGCATTGGATTATGTAGTGACCAAGATTCCCCGCTGGCCCTTTGACAAATTTACCGCTGCCAATCGAAAGCTTGGAACCCAGATGAAGGCCACCGGGGAGGTGATGGCCATCGGCAGAACCTTGGAAGAATCTCTGTTGAAGGCCGTCCGTTCATTAGAGATTGGAACGTATCATCTGGAATTGAAGGATGCCCACATTTTAGATGACGAGACATTAAATTTCCGCATGCAGCATGCCGATGATGAACGATTATTCCTCGTAGCCGAAGCTTTTCGCAGAGGAAAAACCATCGAAGAAGTTCATAAAGTGACCCAGATTGATCCCTTTTTTTTGGCGAAAATCAAAGGAATCATTGATTTGGAAGAAAAGATCAGGCAATTCATCAACGAAATCAAATCTGCCGGATATCCAATGAGCAATGACTCCCTTCAGGAGATCCCGGGGCTAAAAGGGATTTTGTGGGAGGCCAAAAGAAAAGGATTTACCGATAAAAAATTGGCCGAACTCATCGGGGTGACTGAAAAGCAGCTTCGCCAATTTCGACTTGATTCAGGTTTACGTCCCGTTTTCAAAATGGTGGATACCTGTGCAGCTGAATTTGCTGCCGCTACTCCTTATTATTACTCCACCTATGAAGAGGAAGATGAAAGGGAGAATACCGATAAACCAAGGGTGGTTGTATTAGGTTCAGGACCTATTCGGATCGGCCAAGGAATCGAGTTTGATTATTCTACCGTTCATGCGGTATGGGCCCTGAAAGAAGCAGGATATGAAGCTGTAATCATTAACAACAATCCGGAAACGGTGTCCACTGATTTTAACACATCAGACAGGCTATACTTTGAACCTCTCTATTTAGAGGACGTCCTTCATGTGATCGAAGTGGAGAAACCGGTGGGCGTGATTGTTCAATTTGGGGGACAAACGGCGATTAACCTGGCGGAATCTTTGGAGAAGGAAGGCGTCCCCATTCTGGGTACATCCATGGAGAGCATTGATACGGCCGAGGACAGGGAGAAGTTTGAAAAGCTGTTAAAACGGCTAAACATTCCCCAGCCTCCTGGAAAAACGGTTACTTCATTGAATGAAGCCCTTGAAGCGACAAAGGTTTTGGGTTACCCGGTGCTGGTTCGACCCTCCTATGTGCTTGGAGGAAGGGCTATGGAGATTGTCTATACGGACCAAGAACTATTCGGTTATATGGAACAAGCGGTGAAAATCAATCCGGAACATCCCGTTCTGATTGACCGTTATCTCTTGGGAAAAGAGGTGGAGGTAGATGCCATCAGTGACGGGGAGCAAGTGTTGATACCGGGAATTATGGAACACATTGAAAGGGCTGGTGTTCACTCCGGAGATTCCATTGCGGTTTACCCCCCCCAAACACTCTCCCAGCAAGTGAAAAATCAAATTATCCATATGACTGGACAAATAGCCAGGGGACTGCAAACCAAAGGGTTGCTTAATATCCAATTTGTCGTACATGAGGAAAAGGTGTATGTTCTCGAAGTAAATCCTCGTTCTTCACGGACCGTTCCCTTCCTTAGCAAAGTCACCGGTATCCCGATGGCCAATATTGCAACCAAAATCATCATGGGTGAATCATTATGTGAACAAGGATATGAGGGCGGTTATCATCCTGAAGAACCTTATGTGTCGGTAAAAGTTCCCGTTTTCTCCTTTGCCAAACTTCGTCGGGTGGATGTCACATTAGGGCCGGAAATGAAATCGACCGGTGAAGTGATTGGCAGGGACAAAAATCTGGCCAAAGCTTTGTATAAAGGGCTTGTGGCTTCAGGAATGAGGATTCCGGCCCACGGCTCCGTTCTGATCACTGTTGCCGACAAGGATAAGGAAGAAGCCCTGGAGGTGGCTAAGGGTTTCAGTGAGTTGGGATATAAACTGATTGCTACCAAGGGAACGTCATCCCTTCTCAGAAACGCAGGTTTAAAGGTTGCCACCGTGAACAAATTAAGGGAAGGAAGCCCCAATATATTGGATGTGATTCGCAACGGGAAAGCTGATTTTGTGATTAATACGCTAACAAAAGGAAAAATTCCTGAACGGGATGGATTCCGAATTCGTCGGGAAGCGGTGGAAAACGGGGTGGTATGTCTGACTTCCCTGGATACCGCAAAAGCACTGTTGAAAGTATTGGAATCTATCACCTTTACCTCCCAACCCATGCCTCCTTTAAATACACAAAAAGAGGTTGTTGTCCATGGGTAA
- a CDS encoding dihydroorotate dehydrogenase electron transfer subunit, which produces MGKSRKGILTIVHKEEIAEGIIRVELVGELVKEMDEPGQFIHIRPGMGIDPFLRRPISICDVNLEENKLTIIFRVEGKGTQLLAETPVGTEVDVLGPLGQGFPIHHRQSGDHALLVGGGVGVPPLLYLAKKLVRQGVKVTSIIGFGEKNQVFLEDELAFLGTVYVTTIDGSYGYQGLVTDLFPQVKKWNVLYSCGPIPMLKAIQHLFKEEEKEGYLSLEQRMGCGVGACLACVCQVNSSEKKYKKICSDGPVFALEEVAL; this is translated from the coding sequence ATGGGTAAGTCAAGAAAAGGTATATTAACCATCGTTCATAAAGAAGAGATTGCCGAAGGAATCATTAGAGTGGAATTGGTTGGAGAATTGGTCAAAGAAATGGATGAACCGGGGCAATTTATTCATATAAGACCGGGAATGGGGATTGATCCATTCCTTCGCAGGCCAATCAGCATCTGTGATGTGAATCTTGAAGAAAATAAATTAACGATCATTTTCCGGGTGGAAGGAAAGGGAACCCAATTATTAGCAGAAACTCCTGTGGGAACTGAAGTGGATGTCCTGGGTCCCCTTGGACAGGGGTTTCCCATTCACCATCGCCAGTCTGGTGATCATGCTCTCCTGGTTGGAGGGGGAGTGGGGGTTCCTCCCCTTCTCTATCTAGCGAAGAAATTGGTTCGGCAAGGGGTCAAGGTAACCAGCATCATCGGATTTGGCGAGAAGAATCAGGTTTTCCTGGAGGATGAATTGGCTTTCCTCGGTACCGTTTATGTGACGACGATCGATGGTTCATACGGGTATCAGGGGCTGGTAACCGATCTGTTTCCACAGGTGAAAAAGTGGAATGTTCTATACAGTTGCGGACCGATTCCGATGCTAAAAGCAATTCAGCATCTCTTTAAAGAAGAGGAGAAAGAAGGATATCTTTCCCTTGAACAGCGGATGGGCTGCGGGGTTGGGGCCTGTTTGGCCTGTGTTTGCCAGGTAAACTCATCTGAAAAGAAATATAAAAAAATATGCTCAGACGGCCCTGTTTTTGCATTGGAGGAGGTAGCCCTATGA
- a CDS encoding dihydroorotate dehydrogenase, whose amino-acid sequence MSHSVIRVPDISDRLQINLAGISMKNPVMPASGCFGFGREYAQFFDLSLLGAIAVKATTLEERLGNPTPRVAETPGGMLNAIGLQNPGLDAVISRELPWLGQFDVPIIVNVAGTTVDDYVVVCDRISEVKNAAAIELNISCPNVKCGGITFGTDPEVAADLTREVKKVSKVPVFVKLSPNVTDIVSIAKAVEKAGADGLSMINTLLGMRIDLKTKRPILANGTGGLSGPAIKPVAIRMIWEVSQQVEIPIIGMGGIMSAEDVIEFFLAGASAVAVGTANFVNPYACPEIIGELEGWLDKIGVDHISELTGMGWRK is encoded by the coding sequence ATGAGTCATTCTGTGATCAGAGTTCCTGACATAAGCGACCGTTTACAGATTAACCTTGCCGGTATTTCCATGAAAAATCCGGTTATGCCTGCATCCGGCTGCTTTGGATTTGGTCGGGAATATGCCCAATTTTTTGATCTAAGTTTGCTGGGAGCCATTGCTGTCAAAGCAACCACGTTGGAAGAGCGATTGGGTAATCCTACTCCAAGGGTGGCAGAAACCCCGGGGGGGATGTTAAATGCCATTGGGCTGCAAAATCCCGGACTTGATGCCGTCATATCCCGAGAGTTACCTTGGTTGGGGCAGTTTGATGTGCCGATCATTGTCAATGTGGCCGGAACAACCGTGGATGACTATGTTGTCGTGTGTGATCGGATTTCTGAAGTGAAGAATGCAGCGGCGATTGAGTTAAATATTTCCTGTCCTAATGTGAAGTGCGGTGGCATCACCTTCGGAACGGATCCTGAAGTTGCGGCTGATTTGACCCGTGAAGTGAAGAAGGTCTCCAAGGTACCAGTCTTTGTAAAGCTTTCTCCCAATGTAACCGACATCGTGTCGATTGCCAAGGCGGTGGAAAAGGCAGGGGCTGATGGGCTAAGCATGATTAACACGTTGTTGGGAATGAGGATTGATCTTAAAACAAAACGACCAATTTTAGCTAACGGAACAGGAGGCCTTTCCGGACCGGCCATAAAACCAGTGGCCATTCGCATGATCTGGGAAGTAAGCCAGCAGGTAGAAATACCGATCATTGGCATGGGAGGCATCATGTCCGCCGAAGATGTGATTGAGTTTTTCCTTGCCGGTGCCTCTGCCGTAGCGGTTGGAACGGCCAATTTTGTCAATCCCTATGCCTGTCCGGAAATTATAGGGGAATTGGAAGGATGGTTGGATAAGATTGGGGTAGATCATATATCAGAATTAACCGGGATGGGGTGGAGAAAATGA
- the pyrF gene encoding orotidine-5'-phosphate decarboxylase — translation MSESIRSSQRNLGDQDNIRHQIIVALDFPSYQEAINLAESLSGKVHYMKVGMQLFYSTGPRIIEKLKELGFRIFLDLKVHDIPNTAKGAIQSMANLGVDMVNVHVSGGKGMMEAAREGLEKANVSVKPLLIGVTQLTSTSQSVLNHEIGIPGSVEKTVERYAILAKEAGLDGVVSSPLEVKRVKQVCSSSFLTVTPGIRLPEGDKGDQHRITTPEEAFALGTDYIVIGRPVTRAADPAKAFEEIVVRCMSDL, via the coding sequence ATGAGTGAGTCTATTCGTTCTAGTCAAAGGAACCTCGGTGATCAGGATAACATTCGTCACCAGATTATTGTCGCTCTTGATTTCCCCTCTTATCAAGAAGCCATCAATCTAGCTGAAAGTTTAAGTGGAAAAGTTCATTATATGAAAGTAGGCATGCAGCTTTTTTATTCAACGGGTCCCCGCATCATAGAAAAGCTGAAGGAACTAGGATTCCGCATATTCCTTGATTTAAAGGTTCACGACATCCCCAATACCGCCAAGGGTGCCATTCAAAGCATGGCTAATCTGGGTGTGGATATGGTGAATGTTCATGTTTCCGGCGGCAAAGGGATGATGGAAGCGGCCAGGGAAGGACTGGAGAAAGCAAATGTTTCGGTAAAACCGTTATTGATTGGAGTAACCCAATTAACCAGTACCAGCCAGTCTGTTTTAAATCATGAGATCGGAATACCCGGATCTGTGGAGAAAACCGTTGAACGTTATGCGATCCTTGCTAAGGAAGCAGGATTAGACGGGGTTGTTTCTTCACCACTGGAAGTGAAGAGGGTAAAACAGGTTTGCAGTTCCAGCTTCCTAACGGTTACTCCCGGAATCAGGCTTCCTGAAGGGGACAAAGGAGATCAGCACCGGATTACTACTCCTGAAGAAGCCTTTGCTCTGGGGACAGATTATATTGTAATAGGGAGGCCCGTAACTAGAGCAGCAGATCCAGCGAAAGCATTTGAAGAAATCGTTGTACGGTGCATGTCCGATCTTTAA
- the pyrE gene encoding orotate phosphoribosyltransferase: MKEQVARDLLSIKAVALSPKEPYTWSSGIKSPIYCDNRLTLSYPEIRDRIASGLVQLIQEKYPEAEVIAGTATAGIPHAAWVAQKMNLPMIYVRSKAKSHGRENQIEGVLKEGQRVVVIEDLISTGGSSLTAVQAIREAGGKVLGVAAIFTYLLDAAEEAFRDAGIPYATITDYDALMKVAVDENRISTDELELLRVWRQDPTQFEKMI; encoded by the coding sequence TTGAAGGAACAGGTGGCGCGGGATTTACTATCAATTAAAGCAGTTGCCCTTTCACCAAAGGAACCTTATACTTGGTCTTCTGGAATCAAGTCCCCCATTTATTGCGATAATCGGTTGACTCTATCCTATCCGGAGATTAGGGACAGGATCGCCAGTGGATTAGTTCAGTTGATCCAGGAGAAATATCCTGAAGCAGAAGTGATTGCAGGGACGGCGACTGCAGGTATTCCCCATGCGGCATGGGTTGCCCAAAAAATGAATTTGCCAATGATCTATGTTCGTTCAAAGGCCAAGTCCCATGGCAGGGAAAACCAAATCGAAGGTGTATTGAAAGAAGGACAAAGGGTTGTAGTGATCGAGGATTTAATTTCAACCGGCGGCAGTTCATTAACCGCAGTACAAGCCATAAGAGAAGCAGGGGGAAAGGTTCTCGGTGTAGCGGCTATTTTTACCTATCTTCTTGATGCAGCAGAGGAAGCTTTCCGAGATGCGGGTATCCCCTATGCAACGATCACTGATTATGATGCCTTGATGAAGGTAGCTGTTGATGAGAATCGAATCAGTACAGATGAATTGGAATTATTAAGGGTCTGGAGGCAGGATCCAACTCAATTTGAAAAGATGATATAA
- a CDS encoding mechanosensitive ion channel family protein, which translates to MAEVFYSFQSMLPPWFVTWQFFIIAIGIFLFFLLLRKIFVKYIFHLILRLTKKTKTELDTYILLAFEKPLRVLFIIIGLYLSLNYLTDYLSLKPIYQVILLKIFRSSIIILLAWGTFNLTSSSSLLIEKLRERYNFQIDKLLIPFVAKVLRFVVVALAISIVAQEWEYDVNGLVAGLGLGGLAFALAAKDTVGNIFGGIVIITEKPFSLGDWIQTPSVEGTVEDITFRSTRIRTFAQALVTIPNSTLANEPVTNWSRMGKRRITFNLGISYTTPREKIDKVVKEIRYMLENHPEIHKDTIFVRFDKFNESSLDIFLYFFTNTTNWGEWLRVKEDCNLKILEILENEGVSIAFPSRSIYFEKPLVDQKIKMTK; encoded by the coding sequence GTGGCAGAAGTATTTTATTCGTTCCAGTCAATGCTTCCACCCTGGTTTGTAACCTGGCAATTCTTTATCATTGCCATCGGTATTTTTCTGTTCTTTTTATTGCTAAGAAAAATTTTTGTAAAATATATTTTCCATTTGATTTTGCGATTAACAAAGAAAACAAAAACGGAGCTGGACACCTATATACTCCTTGCCTTTGAAAAACCGTTGCGGGTGTTATTTATCATTATTGGCCTTTATCTTTCACTTAATTACTTGACCGATTATTTGTCATTAAAACCAATATATCAAGTTATTCTGTTGAAGATTTTTCGGTCATCCATCATCATATTATTGGCATGGGGAACATTTAACCTGACCAGCTCCTCTTCACTGCTGATCGAAAAGCTAAGGGAAAGATATAATTTTCAAATTGACAAATTGCTGATTCCCTTCGTTGCCAAGGTTTTAAGATTTGTGGTCGTGGCTTTGGCAATAAGCATCGTGGCTCAGGAGTGGGAATATGATGTCAACGGTTTAGTGGCGGGTCTGGGATTGGGAGGATTGGCTTTTGCACTGGCTGCAAAGGATACAGTGGGCAATATTTTTGGCGGGATTGTGATCATCACTGAGAAACCCTTTTCCTTAGGCGATTGGATTCAAACTCCAAGTGTAGAAGGAACTGTAGAAGACATTACCTTTAGAAGTACAAGGATTCGCACCTTTGCCCAGGCACTGGTCACCATCCCCAACTCTACTTTAGCCAATGAGCCTGTAACCAACTGGAGCAGAATGGGAAAGCGAAGAATTACCTTTAATTTGGGCATTAGCTATACTACACCTAGAGAAAAGATTGATAAAGTGGTGAAAGAAATCAGGTATATGCTTGAGAATCACCCCGAAATTCATAAAGATACGATTTTTGTCCGCTTTGATAAGTTTAATGAAAGCAGTTTGGATATTTTCCTCTATTTCTTTACCAATACAACCAATTGGGGAGAATGGTTACGGGTGAAGGAAGATTGCAATTTAAAGATACTGGAGATTCTTGAAAATGAGGGAGTATCCATAGCTTTCCCAAGCCGAAGCATCTATTTTGAGAAGCCGTTGGTGGATCAGAAAATCAAAATGACTAAGTAA
- the msrB gene encoding peptide-methionine (R)-S-oxide reductase MsrB: MGQPQSKLEKATFAGGCFWCMVKPFDEMPGIHSVVSGYTGGHTENPTYEEVCTDTTGHREAVQITFDSNIFPYKKLLNIFWMNIDPTDAGGQFYDRGEHYKTAIYYHNEEQRRLAEESKRELEESKRFDQPIVTEILPAGPFYPAEEKHQNYYKKNPFHYDRYYEGSGRKGFTERHWRVKKDKDILKEKLTPLQYEVTQNNGTEPPFRNEYYNNKEEGIYVDIVSGEPLFSSLDQYDAGCGWPSFTKPLHNHHINENLDTSHGMIRTEVRSKYGDSHLGHVFDDGPPEKGGLRYCINSAALRFIPKDKLEEEGYGEYKSLFE; the protein is encoded by the coding sequence TTGGGTCAACCACAATCGAAATTGGAGAAGGCAACTTTCGCTGGGGGATGTTTTTGGTGCATGGTCAAGCCCTTTGATGAAATGCCTGGAATCCATAGTGTGGTGTCCGGTTATACGGGGGGACATACAGAAAACCCTACCTATGAAGAGGTATGTACGGATACCACAGGCCATCGGGAGGCTGTCCAGATTACATTTGATTCGAACATATTCCCGTATAAAAAGCTGTTAAATATTTTCTGGATGAATATTGATCCAACCGATGCGGGAGGACAGTTCTATGACCGTGGGGAACACTACAAAACAGCAATATACTATCATAATGAAGAACAAAGAAGACTGGCAGAAGAATCAAAACGGGAATTAGAAGAGAGCAAACGGTTTGATCAGCCGATTGTAACCGAAATCCTTCCGGCAGGTCCCTTTTATCCGGCAGAAGAAAAGCATCAGAATTATTACAAGAAGAACCCTTTCCACTACGATCGCTATTATGAAGGATCCGGAAGAAAAGGATTCACGGAAAGGCATTGGCGTGTAAAAAAGGATAAGGACATCCTGAAGGAAAAACTTACGCCGCTACAATATGAGGTAACGCAAAACAACGGAACTGAACCTCCGTTTCGGAACGAATATTACAATAACAAAGAAGAAGGCATCTATGTGGACATCGTCTCGGGAGAACCGTTGTTCAGCTCATTAGATCAATACGATGCCGGATGTGGATGGCCAAGCTTTACTAAACCGCTGCACAATCACCACATTAACGAAAATCTAGATACAAGCCACGGTATGATCCGCACGGAAGTACGCAGTAAATACGGAGATTCCCATTTGGGACACGTATTTGACGATGGTCCACCCGAAAAAGGGGGATTGCGATATTGTATCAATTCGGCTGCTTTACGCTTTATTCCCAAGGATAAGCTGGAAGAGGAAGGGTACGGCGAGTATAAAAGCCTGTTTGAGTAA
- a CDS encoding DUF1848 domain-containing protein, giving the protein MIISASRRTDIPAFFGDWFMMRIEQGYFHRINPFNTKQVRRFSLLPDDLDAIVFWTKNPKPFLKHLNQLDGLGYRYYFQHTLNDYPEHFEPAMPSLSSRIETFKILSERLGPERVIWRFDPIIISSVTPMEYHLEKISYIAGKLKGYSGRLVISFLDFYGKVQTRLKALQNKYHLTFTDMTDPQFADELGFMAKEIKQIADHNKFQVVTCAEAVDLDRFGIEHGMCIDAGLIQSIFGMNIKYKKDKNQRDECLCTESVDMGAYNTCRFNCTYCYAVQSSQSVANTLKKHRPDSASLIIENK; this is encoded by the coding sequence ATGATCATTAGTGCAAGTCGAAGGACAGATATTCCCGCTTTCTTCGGGGATTGGTTTATGATGCGAATCGAGCAAGGATATTTCCATAGGATCAATCCTTTTAATACTAAACAGGTCAGAAGATTTAGTCTTTTGCCGGATGATCTGGATGCGATTGTTTTCTGGACGAAAAATCCGAAGCCATTTCTCAAACATTTGAATCAATTGGATGGATTGGGTTACCGATATTATTTCCAGCATACATTGAATGATTATCCGGAACATTTTGAACCGGCAATGCCTTCTCTTTCGTCCAGAATCGAGACTTTCAAGATTTTAAGTGAAAGACTCGGTCCAGAACGGGTGATCTGGAGATTTGATCCGATCATCATCAGTTCAGTCACCCCGATGGAGTACCATTTGGAGAAGATATCTTATATTGCCGGCAAACTTAAGGGGTACTCAGGGCGCCTAGTGATTAGTTTTCTAGATTTTTATGGCAAGGTACAAACCAGGCTCAAAGCATTACAGAATAAATATCATTTAACTTTTACGGATATGACGGACCCTCAGTTTGCTGATGAGTTAGGCTTTATGGCAAAGGAAATAAAGCAAATTGCGGATCACAACAAATTCCAAGTCGTTACCTGCGCGGAGGCTGTGGATTTAGACCGGTTTGGCATAGAACATGGCATGTGTATAGATGCCGGATTAATCCAAAGCATTTTTGGCATGAACATAAAGTACAAAAAAGATAAAAATCAACGGGATGAATGTTTGTGTACTGAGTCGGTAGACATGGGTGCATATAATACGTGTAGGTTTAATTGTACCTATTGTTATGCGGTTCAAAGCTCACAGTCGGTGGCGAATACATTAAAAAAACATAGACCCGACAGCGCCTCGTTAATTATTGAAAACAAATAA